The genomic window CCGTGGGCGCTGCATGGCGATGCCGCCGCCGACATGCTGGAGGCCGAGCCCCGAGAGGAAGGGGCCAAGACTGGTATCCGAAGTCGTGTCGATGCGCAGGAAGGCACCCGGGCGGCTGGCGGCGAAATGGGAAATCAGCGCGCTTGCGTCCTCCGCGTCAGAGGCGACGACCGGCCCGACCAGTTCGCCGCGCCCGAAATCGCGCAAGGCCGCAAAGCCGCTGACCTTTCCGTCCTGTCGGATGACGGCGAAGCGGCCGACATTGGCGAGATAGGCGATCAGCCCTTCCCGGTCCGCGCCAAAGGCCTGCCGGTCGAGTTCGGCAATGGCCGGGATATCGGCCGGAGAGGCGGCATGAACGCTTGCCGGCGCGGCAACCTGCGCGACCGGTCCCTGAAATTGCAGGACGGTGCCGGTCTCCTCAAAACCGAGCTTCTGATAGAGGGGCAATCCTTCGGCGGTGGCGACGAGGCGCAAGGGGCGTTCGCCTGCCAGCGACAGGGCGGCGTCCATCAGCTTGCGGCCCAGCCCGCGGCCGCGCATGGCTTCATCGACGATGA from Rhizobium sp. ACO-34A includes these protein-coding regions:
- a CDS encoding GNAT family N-acetyltransferase, coding for MQTSQIDLVAFDPRHLEGALALSRQAGWPHRLEDWQMALALSEGVVAVDDTGRVVATVLVTPYKNDCATINMVIVDEAMRGRGLGRKLMDAALSLAGERPLRLVATAEGLPLYQKLGFEETGTVLQFQGPVAQVAAPASVHAASPADIPAIAELDRQAFGADREGLIAYLANVGRFAVIRQDGKVSGFAALRDFGRGELVGPVVASDAEDASALISHFAASRPGAFLRIDTTSDTSLGPFLSGLGLQHVGGGIAMQRPRRPAAQNSTTRTFALASQALG